The Styela clava chromosome 3, kaStyClav1.hap1.2, whole genome shotgun sequence genome includes the window ATCTCCAAGGAAAGTGAGGAGTTCTAGACCTAGACACGCTATTGAAGATCAAGTTTCAACTTAAAAAATGGGATAAGCgaaataatgttaaaaacgaTGCTTTCGAAATTGTAGCACAAAAATATGCAGATGACGTTATTTTGAACTCAACAGTTCATTTTCCAATCACAATCTGAGGTTTCATTCATTgattataaaatgtaaaaataaaggTATGGAAGAGGCTTGGTTTCCCGAACGTCATAAAATAACTGTTCTATCAATGAAAACATTCATATATTCAGAAAGAACATTCTCCATAACCAATGTTATCATGTAGCGACACTTTTCTTCCACGGTTAATTAATTCAATAAACCTCGTAAGCATAAAATTAACCAACTACTAATACGACCACAAAAATTGCCACATTATGTTGTCATATAAACGATTTTTCAGGTGAATGCCACAAGCCTAACACGCAGAATATAAGTGGTATGTACTGTGTGAGATGTAGGTTTCCACACCTCCTTTCAACTCCTATGccatttttaatgtttttcttCTGCACGTACAATGTGTATTTTCAGTAAGTTACAAAATGAACTACTAATCTTGATTCATACGAATGAATATCAGTGACACACCACTGCTTATTTGTAAATCTTAATTTGTTGCACATTTATGCATAAGCAAAGTGCATTTCAGCGAAATACAATAGATTTTGGTACAATAGGTGTTGGAAATGAATGAGAAATGCAAAAAAGGAGATTTATCACGTTAGAAAAGAGTCACACGAATCAGGAAAAGTGTGCACCAGCCACTGTGCTAAAAGTTCTTTAGTTGTAACTCTGCCGATATTTTTGTTTTCGCTGCGTTTACCTGATTATAGGCAGAACTATTACCAAATCTATAACAAACACCCATGGGGTCAAACTATTCGCTTCCTCTCTGTTAGTGTTAAATTTTACTAAACACCAATGGGAATTGTATGCACACAGATCCTTATATGAATCGAATCTTCTACCATCTGAAATTATCAGTCGACCTCGAATTCATTAGACCTAACTGATCGCCTCAATGGTGTTTGGAATGCACGTTTTGACAAGATTTTACAAGTGAAATTATTTACAACGACTTCACCTCATATAAAATCACCATCCATGATAAAAGACATTATTGGTAGCTTTCTGttgtcattttttcaattttgaaaatttttactaTTAAACCAtgatatttgttttcataacAATGTGTATGATGATAAACGGTTTCAACTATCATGTTATTTATCTTGATTAAAATCGATATAAAAATATCGAAaccagttttcactgttttcgtGGTGATATGATTCATCGAATCtgatgaaatattgaatttccCAGCGAAAACACATTTTAAAAAACCTTAATTACTTAATTAGGACTCACGATCACGAATGTAATCTGCGGCTTTTCGTGCGCTGTGTGCTTTTTCTACGTCAGTTCTCGGTAAAGTTTCAGTTTTACCTATAGTTGGGGGAGAACAAATTTTATCCCACGGCCATCGTTTCCATTCATGCAGAGGTGGCTTAACACCTGCAAAGTGGAAGTATTATAGTTTTATATAAGGGAAAGCAGTGGCTGTTGCATTTATTTGTACAATAACTAGTATACTAATTTGGGGGCTTAGAATAATACTTTATTTCGTGGAGTTCCGTAACAGTCTCAAAAAAAAATGTCTTACTGATCATGCAATATCCAATAAGTTAATGAGGTCAGTAATTGAAAATTATGTCATATATATAATGTTCATTATATTACTTAATAATCGATTTCTATTTcctaattttataaaaattcaaatcttaAGCCTCGCTCACTTTACGACGCTTCAAAATAGATGATTTCATAGCAGTGAAAAAATTTAGCagtgtgaaaaaatattactaacatTTTGGGACGTGAATGGTAACTTCTGCTTGAGTCAGGTTTTGGTCACAATCAGGTTACATCAACGTTTCGGaatcaatatatttaatttaatgtgAAAAACTAGATatcttaaatcttttttttatcttttatctttttttttaactgtGTGGTAAACGGAATGAAAAGAATGTTGGGAGTTTCAATTAACTtgatattcataaaatatatgaacaatttagaaaatttaccACTTTGTAAATTGAAATCAATAACTTAAATGTCCTAAATGATTTAGTACAATTAGGGTTATCAGATTATTATCAGGCATCAGATTTGCAGATGTTTACAGAGTGTATTGGCGAGTAACTAACCGCTCATCCATTCAGAAATTGTCCCGTATACTTCAGTTACAAATTCCTCTGCTAATCTGTCGTGTGATTCTGGAAATGCTTCGCGAAATGTCAAGTACACGCATTGGGAAAAGCATCGCGGGTAAACCTAGGAAAAGTGACGAtcgttttcaaaaaatatttgccctCTGCTGCACTCTCACGGTGTCGAAGTAATATTGTTTCACTATAATGGAGTGAAAAATTTTCCTGGGACTAAACTAAAAGATAAGATTTTCATAGTTATCCCGAGGGAgaagaaaagccgataagacggtttgATCATAGGACATACCAATggctctcgtccggttaccagtcccaGTCGGTTATgagattagttggccagttatttgtttcaggtgcatggacttgatggtgaaggaagccgtatccgaccagcgattacgtgaaccaccctacggcacggagaagtccagcaatcctcacGCACATAATTACCACCCACGGCATTCGAACCTGTGTACCGGCGCAGAGAATTCAGAATTGCGATAGCATGCCCAATCCTAACGTTATCACGATGCATAACCCACTGCGCGAGAAAAAGAGATTGAACACTCGCTTAAACATGTATATAGATGACACATGCATTTCTATCTAGAATGCACATACAAGAAATAGCGAGTTGAGAAATTCCATCCACCAGAAGTCAGGAATTGAGTCCGAGTCGTTGTGACTCGGAGTGTGTAATCGGGTGTTAATTTTCTCCTATTTCACAGCTCTGCATCAAACAATATAACATATTGGGTCACATGGTATAAAAGTCTGAAACAAAAAGCAAACCTGGAGAACTTTGTCCCGAACATCCAAGTTAACACTCATAAATAACGCAACATAACTATCCGCAATTCTAGTGAAAAGATTATCTTGTGCAGTTGGATCGTGCTGGAAAAGAATAATAATCAATCTGATTGGCGCTCACAGcaaaaatttggttttgaaaaataatactaAATGTGATGATGTCTCAAAATCAGGGCTTTGGAGTTTAGCGTTTTATTTTTGGTTAGACGTCAAAGCTAACATCTTTCCAGTGCAAAAAATTCAGCAACTAGGCGTTTTTTTATGGCTTTGATTAGATTAACCTATTTAGAGTTCTATTATAGTAGAATGTTAAAAGGGAacatttttaaagcaaaaagtTCTCTTACTTCGAAATTTTCAAGGAAAAACCACCAAAATGAATCCTGAAGCAGGGCAACTGAAGCTTCAGACAAAAAAATCTTCTTCCACAATTGACTGAAACCTCtctgaaaaaaaatgattcacTTATTATCATAAAATGGTAAATATAAATCACTTCGAATAAAAACAACTCTATGAAACCACTCACATTAAAATCTTGTGCCTCTGTAATCTTATTTAGCATCTGTGGAGCTTCAAGTTGACTTGGTAATTCCGTTAGTTCGTTAAGTCGAAATCCAGGAAAGGTTGCATACTGTAATGTATTGTAAAAAACAAGAGTGCAAATTTTAATTAGATAATTTAACTATTATCATACAATTTAAGTATTCAACATAAGGAATTTCTATTTAATAAATGTATCATTGAAACTAAAAATGAAGCTTTGGTAAATACCAGTAAATCAATTGTATTTGATATGACGGTAATACTAATTGACTGGAACAGTtcgagaaaaagaaaaaaagattttttttgtaCGAGGTGTTTTCTCATATTCACTATGAACAAGGATCTTTATAAGCAGCCACTCATTCATGAGGAGCTACTTTCATGGAAATACTGGAATCTTGCCGCCTACCCCAATTTTTACACCCTGAATGAGGGCTGTAACTTAAGACTTGTCACTTGCAATATCAAGATGGCAAAATGGGGGAAAATGGAATTCACTTTTCCCAACGAAAATTAAAGCTCTGTATTTTAAGTTTTCAAGTGAAAAAGAgcattaattataaatttacaTCAATATTTTTGCTCCTAGATGCCTGCATAGCTTCAACCATTGTTTCCTTTGCatctttctttttcttttttctactaTGATGTAGGGCAACTGCATCACTATCTGCAGCTTTTTCAAGTTCTTCtgcaaaatttaaaacttttacATATTTATGAAGTTCAAAAGCcaagaaaattttcatattgTGGAACGAATAattagaaaatatgaaaatggaCAAGCTTGAAATCTGGTTTCGAAACAAAGGATAGGTGATTGGGGGATTTCAGAAAATTTGGTCAATGGCTATGACCAGACATGCCTTGACATATTGATATCAATATGACATGGTTATATTTTGtcctgaacaaggctctgcacaatCCATTGCTGGGTAAATAACTGATATAGATGGGAAGAAGCAGAATCTTTCCAGTCCGGTATTTCCTACCCAATTCATTATCCCCTGGTTGAGGTGGTGAACAAGGGATTTGAACATTAGATTTTAACTTGAGATGACATTGTAGTTGAATCTAACGCTTCAACCACTAAGCCGCCACACCCCATTCACCAATAAATATAGTCTACTTATGAAGCAacaaatacaaagcaaattAGTAGTTTCTATGAATGTTGCCCATAAGTTTGTGTAAAAGCCTTTTTTAAGTGAATATATTGACAATACTGAATTACTAGCAGTACTAACATCTTTATACCTTTCTTAGGAGCATGAAAAAGTTTTTCACGCATCCTTGATGGTAATTCTTCATTAGAGACAATGTAACCAGCAAAAGCATccaatttctttgaaaattcttcaatttgactttcaatattttcaagaacATGAATATCAAGGGCTTTAAACATTGCATATAGACAAAAAACATTAAGGATTTCTATACATTGATTACTTGATGAGCATTCACAACATAATAACCTACAATGGAAAcattttttatccaatattcAGTCGTGATTTTTCCGGTAGAATGAGCTACATCTTTTGGCATATTTTAGAGTCTGTGATATATATCTGCCAATTAGCAACTAAATAAACTATTAACTTTTGAATGAAGATTTAAAGGATACGGGCCTTTTCTTTTATTGTTCCTAATATTCCCTCCTCACTCCAAGAACTTGTGCTGATTTCACTGAGATCTAGAGTACCCTCTGAGGTAAGCCTTTGTGGCCATTCATCCTAAAAATAAAGTATATTCCGTACATTTAATAAGCTAATACATGATGAAGCAGTGCATTAGTATACCAATGACAATCAGTGTCAGATGTAAATATAAACCAAGTGTCAGCAAATTTGTCTTGAAGGGTGAGAGTTGTGACTGTATCATGTTACTGTCAAAAAAGAATTTTGTAAATACCGGTATGTTCCTGTCGTGAGCATATTCACGTGATTAGACATTTGTGTGTCATGAACTACAGAGATTTTATCACATATTTGTTAGAATTGAGAGATGCAAGAAAACCCATTTATATGCAAATGCAAAATATAATGTTTTCAAACATTATGGGAAAAAACTCCTTCAAGACCTCAGATGCAATAAAAGCTAATGTTACTCCACAAATTAACTGATTTGTTTCAGACCCAGTTTGATGTAAAGATGTTTGATGTGCATGATTAACCAGACCTGTACATGCTTGGCAACAAACAAGTTaagaattgtaaaaaatatttccttTACTGGTAAATTAATGCTTAGTTTGTTTCCAAGTTTCAAACAAATCTGACCATTTAGTCTCAATAACTTACAATTTTTTCTTCACTCAAAAATTCTTCAAATGTTTCAGCAGGATGTTTTGATTCTTGTTTCGCTGGTGGATTATCAACTTCGTCGTCTAAACTATTTCCCACAGAGGCCATAAGAGCGGCGATACGAGGATCCGAAAGCGGATCATTTTTTTCACTTGCACCATACATTTCAATATGcaagtaaaaaaattttttacaatagGCCTGCTTACTAGCAGTTACTATAAAGCTGTATGAAGAGAAAATAAATTGGATAAGCTATATAAATGTCATCAGTTGTTAATGACTTGAAATAAAAGTCGAAACAGAGTCCTGCATTTCCCAGACTGTTTGATTATTTCTGTTTATTAATTCAGTACCTAATTTGGTAATCCTTACAAACCGGTTGATATGGtggtttttcatatttttctggTCTCCTTGTTTAGGTACGAAATGATATTATccttttttctcattttttcctattttgttaTAACTTATATCTCTGTGATTGATCGCTATGAGTGTGAGtgatttaatattatgttttttaGTTTCCTAATTTTGAAATTAGTTccatttgctttatttttatctattagttatcatttgttatgttgaatataaaatcaaaataatcttatactTGTAGAAAGATATATAAAGTTAGCTTATCATGGTGAAATCGGCAGTAAGCATAACCTATGAtattatagtttattttatgaaaaatcaaTTTACTGGAGGTATTTATCGCATTTCTTCCTTGCCtcaataggataggatttacatatttatcccgggggagaggaaaggtgatAAGACGGATTAACAATATGGAAAACCACcttctctcgtccggttaccattccatgtcgggcatgggattagttagttatttgttttcggaagcatggacttgatggtggaggaagccgtaataataagtttaatacagtaataacagGTATAATAATTTAAAGCACTTGCTTAGTTCTATAGTTGCTAATGCAGTAGTCTAATGGTCTTACCTACTTTTTACCTAACTCTCTTCCACTTCATATAtcaatatatgatagtattcaGTTATTCCGTCATTTTGTGTTAGCAAGTTTTATCATACATTATTAGGAGATTAAAACCAAGTCATTTCTAATGCATTCAGTTTCTGGAGAAATCTTATATTATTTATACCGTTTCCTATTATTGTATTATCTAAACTAGTAAACCTGCGATCATAACAAATAACTCATTATTCCAGATTTCTTAAAATGATGGACTAGAAAAGTTGATGAAGCAAAAGGTCGTGAACCGCGTGCATGGTTGCCGGGGCTTCCGATGTTTACGTTCTGCGTGGGTGCACTCTAATTAGCTCTAACGAATGCTGTTTGCACGGCTGACTGGGCTGATATACCTCACTGACTTGCATGTTTGTGGTGTTTCACTGTTTCTTCAACATTAACATCCCTGGTGTATTAATATCATCAAGTTGATGATAacgtttttttcaaaattgaatcaGTTTCTTGTTCGTATtttcaatggacctttcccctaCCTTTGATCCCCGAAAAATtattcctatactttaccactgcaaaattttcggggctatttttagagtgcttttgcgagttggcgcctgtaaaatggggtatgtgtttcaaatcatcattattattcatcgcatacaacaatctgttttttaaaagtaccggtaaagaattttagcctagtctatcacagctagttctacactaattttttaatactgcaattaaattaaaactcctaggaagacagagtgatcattgaattatctgatttatatttaagttttcgAAACACGAGTGAAAACTAAAGAATAGAGTtcaaaacgcgaaaacgaggtaattttacgaccacgcttgaaaatatatctgagtgaaagtgtctgagcggagcggagcattgttacgtcactttttgcatcttgctgattggccaatgtcacgaagtaatcaagaaagtcgatgctcggggaaaggtccataccaGACACAATCAGAATTTTTTGGAGCCAAATGGAGGCTTATCGCCATGTGTGGCCGTGGCAGCAGCGGATGATATCGAATGTTTTAAAGAAACAACTTCCACCGTTCCACTTCCATTAATTTCCCAATTCCCTTTCAAAACCCAAACAGCGTGTAATACTTTGCAAACGTTCAGAAGAGTCAGTCTGTGTACAGCCGCAACTACTATTCTATGCGACAGCGAGGAATGCAGCAATTTTACCTGGCGACGAACAACAACTGATCGTCAAGTTATTATTCTGATACAGCGTAGGTATGAATAGTTCCGAGTACAACGGTTACTGGGGAACCTAGAAGCGGCTGTGACATTGAAAAATTCTTTCACACAGGATCCAGACTTGACAGATCGCCCACTATAGGGTCATCtcggaaaaaatattcgaatatatacGCATTTCTCCTTACATGTCAAGTTTTATTAACAGCATAATCCTAGCTAGATGCATCCCATGTCCCACTATCTAGAAAACATAAAATggatattttattgcatttttgtCATAATTTATCTGTATTCGGACTGATTGTAGTGAGATTAAAACAATTAAGGTATACAaagtgaaaattaaaaataccaaAGCATTAATTGCTATTTCAAAGTAAACACATGAGCCATGCAAACATATACAATAGCAAAAAAGGAACACAGTGCCAACAATCTAGAAATATTCCTCTCTCACATTACCGCAAATGTATTAATACTCAAAAAACGAACAAAGCCAGAGGAATTACCATGATATAGTATATTTATCTACCTACCTTAATGTTTTAgtgaatatatataacatacaTGAACTGCATTTGGCAAATAAATACACTtgctttgatatattttttatatatataacaaataatagaattattttttctttctgAACATTGAGACTCCCTTTTTAAAGCTTTTTCTGTGACTCTCACTTCTTTTTAAACTATTtccaaaaagcattttaaatttttcttcatCCTTTTTGTGATCTCCTACATCTGCCTCCATTCCAGCAGCAGGAAGAGAAGAAGAACTTCTGCTTGATGCTCCAGAAGACAATTGTTGTTCTTTGTGTGAACCCCTGGAACTACCAAGATGAAACTTCTCCTTGATTACCTGAAATAAGGGAGCAATACAAGCACATCAGGCTGTGCTCAATagcatttattcattttttttgttcaatttagtCAGTGTTTTAGTTTGCTAAAGGCAACACTTGCCTACTTGAGGATAAcaaaaggataggatttacatatttatcctgggggagaagaaagcccaTGAgccggcttaatcatatgacgaaccacggcctctcgtatGGTTATcagtccaagtcgggtatggaattagttagccagttatttgttttcgaaagcatggactttgCATAAGATAAAAGCCTGAAGCATAAAACCTCTGCTAGGTTAGATTTGTAGTAAAATTAACGAGGCTACAATTGGGACATTATTCCCTGGTATGACTGAAACTAATATGAATTTGCCAAAAGTTTTTCCACCCAGGAAGCTTTTGTAATCTAAATAGTGTGTGATGGCCTAGTGGTTCGAAATTTCAACCGACCTATGTTAGCGTCGCTGGTCTCACGTTTAAACCCCATGTCCACCATCTCAACCAGGGTGTAATAATAGCGTTCAGaattccaaataaaaaaattccgaTCCTAAGAGAAATATCAGCTTTTTGCATAAAAGTGGgtacccccgaagtatgtgtatgAAGTTAGGGTTATGcggtaattttattccgattttccttattttagttctattacaactACAAGTTTGGGAACTGtttgtattagccaagtgaatatccccctgcccataggtttcagtccctttacactaCTTGATTGTAAAATGGGCAAACgaaattagttgcctccatattggtacaaatacttctggagcacctaaaAGTGAATGCTTTCTCAGAGCCTTGTTTGTAGCAAAAGTAATTGTAAAAGattatattgaatttgaaaGAGGTTGAAACTCTTGAGATAGGTTTGTACAGGAATGGTAATGCTTTGATGTATTTCATGTAACATATAAAGACATACCTGAGATAATAAAGTCCTCTTGCAATCTCGTTTGATTGCCATAGCAAGATCATGCCATGTCCATGTCATATTGTGATATACAAACATAGGAATAGTGAGATTGAAGTCACGAACATCTTCTATGTTCTTTTCTTTCTCTccctgaataatttgtcaatattGAATTAGCAGTATTATCTCATTCAGGTAATTGTACTTATACAGAGCTAcataaatctatatatatagtagaatttagaaaaatagATCTGCACTTACCTTATAACTAACTCTTATTGGAAATTGCGGAATTTTTATGTAAAGAAAAGTATTGTTTTTTGCTGCTCTTTCTTTCATTTTATCGACATCGTCTGCAACATCAAATTTCCCTCCATGATTATGTCTCCTAAgagtgagaaaaaaattgaaatgtgggTAAATGAAAGAGATATGactaagagaagtaaaaacaacTTTCAAGACATAACCCAGAATGTACTAAATTGAGTATGGCAATGCTGAACTGAACCTGAAAAACCGTGGAAATCGTAGATGCTTGTTCAGGGCAAAAGGCGTTTAAATAAGTCGTAAAAAATGATAGAACAGAAGCGGAATTGCTATTATTAAATTACAATGACATTCTGCAAGGACAAATCAATTGCAGACTGCACATTTAATGCATTGAAAGCATAAAGTTTCGTGATTTTTCAAGACAATTTCATAACTGCGAAGAAGAGACTATGATACACATAAATGCAACCAAACTCTGGTTCAGTTACCAGtgggctgtctgtgttagccaagtgaatataccccaagTGAACAtacccataggttttagtcgctttacacaacttgatgtaaagtaggcgaaaaaattagttacttccatattggtacacacacttctggaccACCCAATTTTGAGTTGATTAGCATTACATTTTACCCCAAAAGATACTTGAAATCAAAAGATACCTACCAATTTTTACGCCCAGCTCCTGGTGTTGTTTGTTCTTTGAAAGATATAACAAGTTCGTTAGAACTCTTTTTCTTTGGTGGAGAAGGTACTTTTGGTTTTAAAGTTCCTTGTGAATTTGTGGCTGAACTACTTAAACCCAGCAGAGTTGCATTCAAATTATCTTTTGATGCAGTGTGATCTTCTTGATCAACATCTTCAGAATTTTTCCCCGGAAAGAAAAACAACATCATTCGCTTGAAGAATTGGTCCGTTAATTGAATAATCAGTGGTACAACATTCagctgaaaataaaatcaaacttTTCAACTAAGAATGTGTATATCCATTAAAACAAAGTctgtataattaatttttcaaggACGATTTTGAAAGAATAGAAATGTAAGGTAGGTGACAATTTAGattggtattatatattgttATGGCTTTTTCACTTGTTTCGATTAACATTAgtctatttgaatatttcattaagCAGTGTACAATCATATCTACAAAAAGTATTTTCGATGTGCATCTGTTTTaacttgaattaaaataaaacaatgtcATGAAGACATACTCGGCCCAACAAAAGTTGAGCAGAAAAAAAAAGCAATCAATATGAAGAACAATGTGATATATTCCAAATACTTCATACAAACAAAGTTTATTTATACAAAAAGAACCAAATCAGATTTTGAACAGAGAAATAAATACGATTAATTAAggttacaaaaaaatcaaataaaagttaaattttCCATCCTATTTAGAATACAATATTAATATGTATGTTATACATctcaataaaaaacaaattgcaTAAAGGACTGGATTGAGATATATGAGACCTGGTACAAAGTCATGTTGACCTTAAACATGATCATGTGATGTGTGCGTctcaaaaatatgaagacaGACATATTTTTCCAATGAAATGCCACAATAATCATAAAAACCTGGTATTTCACAGCACCAAGGTACAATCATGAACATTAATCATATTGCACATGATCTTACAACGATTTTCAAGtccaattttaatataaataaccATTCATTCACCTCAAGATGTTCTTTTACAGATATGCCACCAACAGGCGGTCTGACTTTACACAATGCTCTTAATGCGAGACGTTGGCTTCCACTTCCTACTACTGTGTAGGAATTTGCTCCTGCTTGATCACCTTGTGGTTTCAAAACATCGACATAGACAGAATTAGGAAGAAGATTTTGCAACCAAAGCCATCCAAGTTCAAAATGATGTTCAAGGGAATCGTCGCTCTTGTTGATCtagaaaaaacatatatatatgaggATGACAAAGTAGAAACAATAGTGGCTACTAATCTAAGCTACATTAGCATGACACGCTACACAAATTTAATacataattttcaaaatgtcaAATTAAAATAGTTAATAATAATTAAGATGGATTGCTGATGATTAAAATCAACTAATatttatctaaaataaaatcagaTATAAAACTAATATAAACAATTGGAGTTGCAAATGGAActgtatatattaataaaataacaaCCTTTTCATACACGAAGTTCCTCAACTCAAACTTTGCAATTGTCAGTTGACCATCAGCATCCGTCAAATGCCATTTCACTTGACCAAATGACACTTCAGTCCTTCTAGCAACAGCAGCTTCTTCGTCCCATTTTTCTTCATGCTCAGATGCTTGCTGTACAGATGATAATCGTGTCTTTTGTTGTAGGTACAATTCCTTGAAGCACCTGAAATCAATATATTACTTGATTTCAACAgtcaccacaaatggtagcaTAGAGAAGTTATAAGTATATATTCCATTATAAAACCAAATTGTGCCGTAAACTATGAGTAAGGAAAATAATAAGCTTTGGTAACGCTTGGCTTTACAAGGCTAGTTTTCTTGTaaaacaatttttgaggggAAGAAGGTCCTCCATAGGTGGTCAACCTACTTCGTTGGCTGCCTGAAGTGTGGGATCTGTCCCCTTTCCTAACCCAATCCATGAAAACAATAAAGACCTCCTTTAAGAAATTTACCTGATGAAAATGCCTAGTTCTTCACTATCTTCTTTTAATGTCTCCTTTTCATTGATCAATGTATTACGTAAATGAACCGACTGTGATATCAATTTCTCGTTGGAAGGATCTTTGTCTACAAGCTGAAAACAATATTACATTCATTTCAGATGTATGAGATGATGCTGAATTTTAGTCGGATAATTTAAATTGAGGGTTATGGTAGAAAACCCATTGCCTATCCCTGACTATGTTGGTGGCACAGGTTAGCAATAATAGCAAGTTTAATTCTTGTCAGTATAGTTCTTAACTCAAGCTTTCCATCTCTTCGAAGGTATAAAGCAGGGGGTGGACAAATTACGACCCGCAAGTGCCAGCGCAAGTGTTTCATCCTGCCCACTTGTGTTTGCTGAAATTGAGACTATAATTttcttgaatataaatttccattGAAAATACAGATGAAAATCAGATCATAATaaccccgattgttacattgtgctttttataaacaataaacgttagcctagttgttgtaaataaactgttttttattcatagttttcaGAATGAGTTTTGAACCTCCGGCCCAGTAATCAAGTTCATTATCAGTAACCGCCCGCTCAGAAAAGTAAGTGCCCACCCCTGGTACAAAGAATAGCTATGATAAGTacacaaaagtactagtattaTAAAATAACCTAACAAAATAGAAGTAATCATACCCTGTCTACTTTGAACAAATCTCTTTCTAATTGCCTAATGTGATTGAGTCTTTGTCGAATCTCATCTTGTAACT containing:
- the LOC120342713 gene encoding protein FAM227B-like, translating into MYGASEKNDPLSDPRIAALMASVGNSLDDEVDNPPAKQESKHPAETFEEFLSEEKIDEWPQRLTSEGTLDLSEISTSSWSEEGILGTIKEKAPLDIHVLENIESQIEEFSKKLDAFAGYIVSNEELPSRMREKLFHAPKKEELEKAADSDAVALHHSRKKKKKDAKETMVEAMQASRSKNIDYATFPGFRLNELTELPSQLEAPQMLNKITEAQDFNRGFSQLWKKIFLSEASVALLQDSFWWFFLENFEHDPTAQDNLFTRIADSYVALFMSVNLDVRDKVLQVYPRCFSQCVYLTFREAFPESHDRLAEEFVTEVYGTISEWMSGVKPPLHEWKRWPWDKICSPPTIGKTETLPRTDVEKAHSARKAADYIRDLQSDMLAAIPPATADSSATSDGRQDITFSVPAEDGGKQTTFAESEKSPRQDKESAINIIKTARTTSVSPTIKTQNVKPYKEAESAQTGPGPDFERVMFNLGGRSPLVAHYLHMKQLRDKQIVGKQMKRTEIMQLPASAPTFQDVIRHSKKTVKDLHTQRDRMMAITEEERLRQEKLRKIIALDTKKAKDILSDPLEIKMRSDRVMDQAIGGGLHRPSSYGRIKSAHTDQDFYLQEDPLSDPEVVI